One stretch of Candidatus Saccharimonadales bacterium DNA includes these proteins:
- a CDS encoding HAD family phosphatase, translating to MIRAIIFDCFGVLYLDASRYFYEHHVVGYERLQPELLSLNKAYDYGLLSQKELDQAVSDLTGLDLPFVSEHIQGVHRRNQKLLEYAETLRHDYKVGMLSNIGIGAMDEFFSPAERVQLFDAVVLSGEESLTKPHPRIFELTAERLGLQPHECVMIDDIEENCAGADAAGMKAILYQSNTQVKAELRALLGDK from the coding sequence GTGATACGCGCTATTATCTTCGATTGTTTTGGTGTGCTGTACCTGGATGCAAGCCGCTATTTTTATGAACATCACGTCGTCGGATATGAACGGCTTCAACCCGAACTCCTCAGTCTTAACAAGGCCTACGACTATGGGCTATTGTCGCAAAAAGAACTCGACCAAGCGGTCAGTGACCTGACTGGTCTTGATCTTCCATTCGTGTCCGAACATATCCAGGGTGTCCATAGGCGTAATCAAAAATTACTTGAATATGCCGAAACGCTTCGTCATGACTACAAAGTAGGAATGCTCAGTAATATTGGAATCGGCGCAATGGACGAGTTTTTTAGTCCGGCTGAACGCGTACAACTTTTTGATGCGGTCGTTTTATCCGGGGAAGAAAGCCTCACGAAACCACACCCGCGCATTTTTGAGTTAACAGCCGAACGGCTAGGTTTGCAGCCGCATGAATGCGTTATGATTGATGATATCGAAGAAAACTGCGCAGGGGCAGATGCTGCCGGAATGAAGGCCATTCTATATCAATCGAACACGCAGGTAAAAGCTGAACTTAGGGCGCTACTAGGGGATAAATAG
- the mutM gene encoding bifunctional DNA-formamidopyrimidine glycosylase/DNA-(apurinic or apyrimidinic site) lyase, with protein MPELPEVETVRRGLQSLIVGLKIKDVSHDTLKSFPNAAADVGEFLTHASITGIRRRAKVLLIDLSTKYTLVIHLKMTGQLVYRGEAVFGAGHPNDSLIGELPDRSTRVTLAFTDDSHLYFNDQRKFGWMKLLPTIEVPNIDFMKKVGPEPLEADFTAREFAERFKRRSKTSIKAALLDQTVVAGVGNIYADESLWGAKIHPKRLVNTITDSEFKKLHTELRSVMNLAIEKGGSTDKNYVNAEGKRGSYMDFARVFRREGQPCPRCGTTIIKFKAAGRGTHICPHCQTL; from the coding sequence GTGCCCGAACTACCCGAAGTCGAAACCGTTCGCCGCGGCCTGCAATCACTTATTGTTGGATTAAAGATTAAGGACGTATCGCACGACACCCTAAAAAGTTTTCCGAATGCGGCCGCCGATGTGGGGGAGTTTTTAACACACGCATCAATTACCGGAATTCGTCGCCGGGCGAAAGTCCTTTTGATTGATCTTTCAACCAAGTACACATTAGTTATTCACCTAAAAATGACCGGCCAGTTAGTATATCGCGGCGAGGCAGTATTTGGTGCCGGCCATCCTAATGATAGCCTGATCGGGGAGCTGCCAGACCGTTCAACGCGGGTTACCCTGGCATTTACTGATGATTCGCATCTTTACTTTAACGATCAACGCAAGTTTGGCTGGATGAAGTTACTACCCACGATTGAAGTGCCGAATATTGATTTTATGAAAAAGGTCGGTCCTGAGCCACTCGAAGCAGACTTTACCGCCAGGGAGTTTGCCGAGCGTTTTAAGCGCCGTAGTAAAACCAGCATCAAAGCAGCGTTACTCGATCAAACGGTTGTCGCGGGTGTAGGCAATATTTATGCAGACGAAAGCCTGTGGGGCGCTAAAATCCATCCAAAACGCCTCGTGAATACGATTACCGATAGCGAGTTTAAAAAACTTCACACAGAACTTCGAAGCGTTATGAATTTAGCCATCGAAAAGGGCGGAAGTACCGACAAAAATTACGTTAACGCCGAAGGAAAACGGGGAAGTTATATGGATTTTGCAAGGGTATTTCGACGCGAGGGACAGCCATGTCCACGGTGCGGTACGACCATCATCAAATTCAAAGCCGCTGGCCGCGGAACGCACATCTGTCCACATTGCCAAACCCTATAA
- a CDS encoding VOC family protein, whose product MASVQKITPSLWFDDNCEEAINFYVSVFPDSKIEMIQRYPEGVQEGPMKDMGGKVLTGIFQLAGQRFQALDGGPIFKFNEAISFSVECETQEEIDHYWENLSAVPESEQCGWCKDKFGMSWQIVPKQLGEFMTSDDPEKVGRVMEAFMQMKKFDIAKLQEAYDGK is encoded by the coding sequence ATGGCATCCGTACAAAAAATAACACCGAGCCTATGGTTTGATGATAACTGCGAAGAAGCGATAAATTTTTACGTGTCGGTTTTTCCAGATTCAAAAATTGAAATGATCCAACGCTATCCCGAAGGCGTACAGGAAGGTCCAATGAAAGATATGGGCGGTAAGGTGCTTACCGGTATTTTCCAACTGGCTGGCCAGCGTTTTCAGGCGCTCGACGGCGGTCCTATCTTTAAATTTAACGAAGCGATTTCATTCAGCGTCGAATGCGAAACGCAGGAAGAAATCGATCATTACTGGGAAAATCTTTCCGCCGTACCCGAATCCGAACAATGTGGTTGGTGTAAGGACAAATTTGGCATGTCATGGCAAATCGTACCAAAACAGCTGGGCGAATTTATGACCAGTGATGACCCGGAAAAAGTTGGCCGAGTCATGGAGGCATTTATGCAAATGAAGAAATTCGACATCGCAAAACTTCAAGAAGCGTACGACGGCAAGTAA
- the holA gene encoding DNA polymerase III subunit delta, with protein sequence MITLLVGENNFEVTRAIQKLAADFEGAVEKIDGSELELRQLPDLLAGATLFADKRLVVIKNLSDNKTMWSNFVDFIPRVSDDVHLVIVEPKPDKRTKTYKDLQKVAQVQEFKVWGERDDRVAEEWVVKEAQNLGFELDKKSAAKVVRQIGVDQWQLYRALEKLAMVDSITPAVIEEIIDTNPTENVFHLFDAALKGDSAKVQHMVATLQLTEDPYRLFGLLSGQVFQLVALVLSEKPSGEVAKDIGVHPYALSQLASHAKSLGKAKVKKIVDAFAEADADMKSLGIEPWILLERALLKVANVT encoded by the coding sequence GTGATTACGTTACTTGTTGGAGAAAATAATTTTGAGGTTACGCGGGCGATTCAAAAACTGGCGGCTGACTTTGAAGGCGCGGTCGAAAAAATTGACGGAAGCGAGCTAGAACTCAGGCAGCTACCTGATTTATTAGCTGGCGCGACGCTTTTTGCTGACAAACGGCTCGTTGTTATTAAAAATCTTTCCGATAACAAAACGATGTGGTCGAATTTCGTTGATTTTATTCCACGCGTATCCGACGACGTCCATCTTGTTATCGTCGAACCTAAACCCGACAAACGTACCAAGACGTACAAAGATTTACAAAAAGTAGCCCAGGTCCAGGAATTTAAGGTTTGGGGTGAGCGCGATGATCGCGTTGCTGAAGAGTGGGTAGTAAAAGAAGCTCAAAACCTTGGCTTTGAGCTAGACAAAAAAAGCGCGGCAAAGGTAGTGCGGCAAATTGGTGTTGACCAGTGGCAACTGTATAGAGCACTTGAAAAACTAGCGATGGTCGACAGTATCACGCCGGCAGTTATCGAGGAAATTATCGACACCAACCCAACTGAAAATGTCTTTCATTTGTTCGACGCGGCATTAAAAGGTGATTCCGCAAAGGTGCAACACATGGTCGCGACGCTCCAGCTAACCGAAGACCCGTATCGTCTTTTCGGCCTGCTGAGCGGGCAGGTATTCCAGCTTGTCGCACTTGTCCTCAGCGAAAAACCAAGTGGGGAAGTGGCAAAAGATATTGGCGTGCATCCGTATGCGCTGTCTCAGCTTGCGTCTCATGCTAAGTCACTTGGCAAAGCCAAAGTAAAAAAGATTGTTGATGCATTTGCCGAAGCGGATGCCGATATGAAATCGCTTGGCATTGAGCCCTGGATTCTTCTAGAGCGGGCTTTATTAAAGGTAGCAAACGTTACATAG
- the rpsT gene encoding 30S ribosomal protein S20, with product MPIIKSAIKRMKQTIKRNERNVGIKRDIKDATKAFLAKPTAAGLSAAQSELDTAVKKKLMKKNTVARRKAQLSKVAKEAGVKLATGKKAPAKAAAKPAAKKAEAKPVAAKKPVTKAAAKPAVAKKAPAKKPAAKKAAK from the coding sequence ATGCCAATCATCAAATCCGCAATTAAACGAATGAAGCAAACGATCAAGCGCAACGAGCGCAATGTCGGCATCAAACGCGATATCAAAGACGCTACAAAGGCGTTTCTTGCTAAGCCCACTGCTGCTGGCCTAAGTGCTGCCCAAAGCGAACTTGACACAGCCGTTAAGAAGAAGCTTATGAAGAAAAACACCGTAGCCCGCCGAAAAGCTCAGCTTTCTAAGGTTGCAAAAGAAGCTGGCGTAAAGCTTGCCACAGGCAAAAAAGCTCCAGCGAAAGCCGCTGCAAAACCAGCTGCTAAAAAAGCAGAGGCTAAACCAGTAGCCGCAAAGAAGCCTGTGACAAAAGCCGCCGCAAAACCTGCAGTAGCTAAAAAAGCCCCAGCCAAGAAACCTGCTGCTAAAAAAGCTGCAAAATAG
- a CDS encoding PIG-L family deacetylase, translating into MKKIIFGIFAHPDDEAFGPCGTLLLETRAETELHLVTLTAGENGTNPDNDPDLGSTRLQEWHKAGELLGATSMHHFGYTDGTLSNLSMIEIAGKVENLVKEVLRNEAGDVEIEFMSLDSNGLTGHIDHIVAARAACLAFYRLKSQDEKFIRIRLFCLPNNQHKNMNTDWIYMEAGRLPEEINETIDAREIKDDIITVMKAHHTQRGDYENQIALLGNDLGLNHFIIKT; encoded by the coding sequence ATGAAGAAAATTATTTTTGGTATTTTTGCTCATCCCGACGACGAAGCATTCGGACCTTGCGGAACGTTATTACTTGAAACCCGGGCTGAAACCGAACTGCATCTTGTCACCCTGACAGCTGGTGAAAATGGCACAAATCCAGATAATGATCCCGATTTAGGCAGTACGCGCCTGCAGGAATGGCACAAAGCTGGTGAGTTGCTTGGTGCAACGTCAATGCATCATTTTGGATATACTGACGGCACCTTATCTAACCTTTCTATGATCGAAATCGCCGGAAAAGTCGAAAATTTAGTAAAAGAAGTTCTTCGGAATGAAGCTGGTGACGTTGAAATTGAATTTATGAGCCTGGACAGTAACGGCCTTACTGGCCACATTGATCATATTGTCGCCGCAAGAGCTGCCTGCTTAGCATTTTACCGCCTAAAATCCCAAGACGAAAAGTTTATACGAATTCGGCTATTCTGCTTGCCGAATAACCAGCATAAGAACATGAACACCGACTGGATTTATATGGAAGCAGGCCGCTTGCCCGAAGAAATTAATGAAACAATTGACGCGCGCGAGATCAAAGATGACATCATCACCGTTATGAAAGCCCATCATACGCAGCGTGGTGATTACGAAAACCAGATCGCCCTTTTAGGGAACGACCTGGGATTAAATCACTTTATTATCAAGACTTAG
- the truB gene encoding tRNA pseudouridine(55) synthase TruB: MLDGIILIDKPAEMTSFGVVARVRRVLTQQAGKKVKVGHTGTLDPFATGLMILVIGKECKNAGTYSKLDKVYEATVRLGQSSTTGDPEGEITDVSDKQPTRQEVENALKQFTGEISQRPPIFSAIKINGQRAYKLARDGQEVEIPLRTVTVYSLELLDYTYPEVKIRVHVSSGTYIRSLAVDIGKVLGTDAYCTDLRRISISKWNVSDAKQLSDLGIVS, encoded by the coding sequence ATGCTAGATGGAATAATTCTTATAGACAAGCCAGCTGAAATGACCAGCTTTGGCGTCGTGGCGCGTGTTCGCCGCGTCTTGACCCAGCAGGCGGGTAAAAAGGTCAAAGTAGGACACACGGGGACACTTGACCCATTCGCGACCGGCCTTATGATCCTAGTTATTGGCAAAGAATGTAAAAACGCGGGTACATACAGCAAGCTCGACAAAGTGTATGAAGCGACGGTTCGATTAGGGCAATCCAGCACAACCGGAGACCCGGAGGGCGAAATTACTGATGTTTCCGACAAACAACCGACCCGCCAAGAAGTTGAAAATGCATTGAAGCAGTTTACGGGTGAAATTTCACAGCGCCCACCTATTTTTAGTGCTATTAAAATAAACGGCCAGCGCGCATACAAACTCGCACGTGACGGGCAGGAAGTCGAGATTCCGCTCCGCACGGTTACTGTTTATAGCCTTGAACTTTTAGATTACACCTATCCCGAGGTTAAAATTCGGGTACATGTCAGTAGCGGCACATATATCCGAAGCCTAGCGGTGGACATCGGAAAGGTCCTGGGGACGGATGCGTATTGTACGGATCTACGACGTATATCAATAAGCAAATGGAACGTATCAGATGCCAAACAGCTCAGCGACCTCGGCATTGTAAGTTAA
- a CDS encoding type II secretion system protein gives MNRWAKQKGFTLVELLIVIVVIAILAAITIVAFNGIQERGRQAKIQADLGQIEKAIFAARIQSGKTLWSISSGSGVTADACGSMAAGTDFAALPKTDACWVKYLDTLDRISVAGGVNVRNIVDPWQRPYFIYENEGRTTPTDCTKDILGNFKNPHVQWDATNTRNVSNSLTNC, from the coding sequence ATGAACCGGTGGGCAAAACAAAAAGGGTTTACGCTTGTTGAACTCCTTATCGTAATCGTTGTCATCGCAATTTTGGCTGCCATTACGATCGTCGCGTTCAATGGTATACAAGAACGTGGTCGGCAAGCAAAAATCCAAGCCGATCTTGGGCAAATTGAAAAAGCAATTTTTGCTGCGCGTATTCAATCAGGTAAAACGCTATGGAGTATTTCGAGCGGGTCGGGTGTAACGGCTGACGCTTGCGGAAGTATGGCAGCTGGAACGGACTTTGCGGCACTGCCCAAAACTGATGCGTGCTGGGTAAAGTATCTCGATACGCTAGACAGAATTAGCGTGGCAGGTGGAGTGAATGTCCGTAATATTGTCGACCCATGGCAGCGCCCGTACTTCATATACGAGAATGAAGGCCGGACAACGCCGACGGACTGCACCAAAGATATACTTGGAAACTTTAAAAATCCTCATGTGCAGTGGGACGCGACCAATACACGTAACGTCTCCAATAGTTTGACGAATTGTTAA
- the rpsO gene encoding 30S ribosomal protein S15, whose amino-acid sequence MITADNKAKALALTQTHKTDVGSPQAQASVLTVRIKEITEHLKTNKHDHMARRGLIQMVGRRKRLLKYLESKDFESYKAVVAALKLRK is encoded by the coding sequence ATGATTACAGCAGATAACAAAGCCAAGGCACTTGCTTTGACACAGACTCACAAAACCGACGTCGGTAGCCCACAGGCACAGGCATCTGTTTTAACGGTTCGTATCAAGGAGATTACCGAGCACCTAAAGACTAACAAGCACGACCACATGGCTCGTCGCGGACTTATTCAGATGGTCGGTCGTCGCAAACGATTGCTCAAATACCTCGAATCAAAAGATTTCGAAAGCTACAAAGCAGTCGTCGCCGCACTAAAACTCCGCAAATAA